The following proteins come from a genomic window of Physeter macrocephalus isolate SW-GA unplaced genomic scaffold, ASM283717v5 random_1291, whole genome shotgun sequence:
- the LOC102995654 gene encoding ras-related protein Rab-6B-like has translation MVPAPWRPLAVTDDVLGQDSTGMKGSPDQRIDDVRTDRGSDVIILLVGGKTDLADKRQVTIQEGKQRVRELSATFIETSAKTSYNVKHLFGRVASALPGMENVQEKSKEGMIDIKLDQPQESLASKGGCSR, from the coding sequence ATGGTGCCAGCTCCTTGGCGGCCACTGGCAGTAACAGATGACGTCCTTGGGCAAGACTCAACAGGCATGAAGGGCAGCCCAGACCAGCGGATCGATGACGTCAGGACAGACAGGGGCAGTGACGTCATCATCCTGCTGGTGGGCGGCAAGACCGACCTGGCCGACAAGAGGCAGGTGACCATCCAGGAGGGCAAGCAGCGTGTCAGAGAACTGAGTGCCACGTTCATCGAGACCAGTGCCAAGACCAGCTACAACGTGAAGCACCTCTTCGGACGTGTGGCCTCGGCTCTGCCTGGAATGGAGAATGTccaggagaaaagcaaagaaggGATGATCGACATCAAGCTGGACCAACCCCAGGAATCCCTGGCCAGCAAGGGCGGCTGCTCCCGCTAA